In Flavobacterium sp., a single window of DNA contains:
- a CDS encoding LysR substrate-binding domain-containing protein produces MELRHLKYFLAVAEELNFTKASEKLFISQPPLSRQIAELEEEIQAKLFIRNNKKVELTEAGKYFEKEVKELFQNLERISIKTKKIAENVSGEFRIAYISSIYSAVISDLIKHLKTQFPYVNFKLFEISTTKQIDALEQGKIEMGIIRSPIQSPKIKSDLWFQDGFSLVYNKKSLQIKSENEMLKLKNETFVFFNKDYAPHYHDVLLELCAFYGFTPKIIHEANNINSIVQLVKNGLGISIVPSNITKNNQDSEIGFIELKKVNLYTNVSIITSKEDDSEITQSAVNFLLKKK; encoded by the coding sequence ATGGAATTACGTCACTTAAAATATTTTCTGGCTGTCGCCGAAGAACTGAATTTCACCAAAGCCTCAGAAAAACTCTTTATTTCACAGCCGCCATTAAGTCGGCAGATTGCTGAACTGGAAGAAGAAATTCAGGCGAAACTTTTTATTCGTAACAATAAAAAAGTAGAACTTACCGAAGCAGGAAAGTATTTTGAAAAAGAAGTAAAAGAGCTTTTTCAGAACCTGGAGCGCATTTCTATAAAAACCAAAAAGATTGCCGAAAATGTTTCAGGAGAATTCAGAATCGCTTACATCAGTTCGATTTATTCTGCTGTGATTTCAGATTTAATTAAACATTTAAAAACACAATTCCCGTATGTAAATTTCAAACTTTTTGAGATTTCAACAACCAAGCAAATTGATGCTTTGGAACAAGGAAAAATCGAAATGGGAATTATACGTTCGCCAATTCAGTCGCCTAAAATAAAATCCGATTTATGGTTTCAGGATGGATTTTCGTTGGTTTACAATAAAAAATCACTCCAGATAAAATCGGAAAATGAGATGTTAAAATTAAAAAATGAAACATTCGTTTTCTTCAATAAAGATTACGCACCTCATTATCATGACGTTTTGTTAGAATTATGCGCCTTTTATGGCTTTACGCCGAAGATCATTCACGAAGCCAACAACATCAATTCGATCGTACAATTAGTTAAAAACGGATTAGGAATTTCGATTGTTCCTTCGAATATTACAAAGAATAATCAAGATTCTGAAATTGGTTTTATTGAATTGAAGAAAGTGAATTTATATACTAATGTCTCGATTATAACTTCGAAAGAAGATGATTCTGAGATTACTCAATCGGCTGTTAATTTTCTATTGAAGAAAAAATAG